The Haloferax sp. Atlit-12N genome window below encodes:
- a CDS encoding ABC transporter permease, whose protein sequence is MSDTATGSATRGRTESRDLKPVVVAVGLLAFAALAWYSSAVDPLPFVGDLRRIDLLFVPALFLLCAYGVAPLVAEPERAKPMVNHARERPLVAFSLLWVGLFVVVGLVAPAFIDLSYDLDATNQPPVYATVASTFTDDCLGTLAAGRCSGTWAHPLGTTGIGRDVLTLVLFGMREALTFATIVAALIVPVATTVGVVAGYRGGLTDSLLMRVVDVQQTLPAFVIYVIASFLAGESQFLLVAVFGLTSWGSVARIVRNETVHLKASDSVTAATVVGAGTLHVLRRHILPKLSGPIATAVTRQIPMLLLVEAALSYMELTVVTSGSWGRTIKTGMAEFPRAWWISAAPVVALCVTVVAFSVLGDALRTVVDPRLDD, encoded by the coding sequence ATGAGCGATACCGCCACCGGGAGCGCGACCCGCGGCCGTACCGAGAGCCGCGACTTGAAGCCGGTCGTCGTCGCCGTCGGCCTGCTCGCGTTCGCGGCGCTGGCGTGGTACTCGTCGGCGGTTGACCCCCTGCCGTTCGTCGGCGACCTCCGCCGCATCGACCTGCTTTTCGTCCCCGCGCTGTTCCTCCTGTGCGCTTACGGCGTCGCCCCGCTCGTCGCCGAGCCCGAGCGGGCGAAGCCCATGGTGAACCACGCGCGAGAGCGGCCGCTGGTCGCGTTCAGCCTGCTGTGGGTCGGCCTGTTCGTCGTCGTCGGACTGGTCGCGCCCGCGTTCATCGACCTGTCGTACGACCTCGACGCGACCAACCAACCGCCCGTGTACGCGACGGTCGCGAGCACGTTCACCGACGACTGCCTCGGCACCCTCGCGGCCGGCCGGTGTTCCGGGACGTGGGCCCACCCACTCGGAACGACCGGCATCGGCCGCGACGTGCTGACGCTCGTCCTGTTCGGGATGCGCGAGGCGCTGACGTTCGCGACCATCGTCGCGGCGCTCATCGTCCCCGTCGCCACGACCGTCGGCGTCGTCGCGGGCTACCGAGGCGGGCTGACCGACAGCCTCCTGATGCGCGTCGTGGACGTACAGCAGACGCTCCCCGCGTTCGTCATCTACGTCATCGCCAGCTTCCTCGCCGGCGAGAGCCAGTTCCTCCTCGTCGCCGTCTTCGGCCTGACGAGTTGGGGGAGCGTCGCGCGCATCGTCCGCAACGAGACGGTCCACCTGAAGGCGAGCGACAGCGTCACCGCGGCCACCGTCGTCGGCGCGGGCACGCTCCACGTCCTCCGGCGACACATCCTGCCGAAGCTCTCCGGACCCATCGCCACCGCCGTCACGCGACAGATTCCGATGCTCCTGCTCGTAGAGGCGGCGCTGTCGTACATGGAACTGACCGTCGTCACCTCCGGGTCGTGGGGGCGGACGATTAAGACCGGGATGGCCGAGTTCCCGCGGGCGTGGTGGATATCCGCCGCTCCGGTCGTCGCGCTCTGCGTGACGGTCGTCGCGTTCAGCGTCCTCGGCGACGCCCTCCGAACCGTCGTGGACCCGCGACTTGACGACTGA
- a CDS encoding ABC transporter permease yields MVDMILVVGEIVSRIRTFLSHGIFAVVAVYAVVTLAFVVIALTPDPGEAALAHSLVRQGRGDQLEAKLRAYRAARNLDVPVTTRYARWLVDITVLDWGRSFATGRSVLSMVREGLAYTLSYVVPGVVVGTAGGIWAGLSTARDSASNAGRGLSVLSYAAFGVPSFWLAAVFFVTVAPKLSWFPDRLPTTGPFSPEVLLFLAPAAVIVAVNVFAGQLRYARTKGSEYFQSDFVRQHRAVGVSRRKVMWYVLRVAAVPLLAVSLADLIAILVVNVFVVEYVFNVPGVGFLTYQAVLDRDMPVVLGMTMVVALAGIGANFLQEVANTLLDPRIGDDGGAP; encoded by the coding sequence ATGGTAGACATGATTCTTGTCGTGGGTGAGATTGTGTCCCGCATTCGCACCTTCCTCTCGCACGGTATTTTCGCCGTCGTCGCGGTCTACGCGGTGGTGACGCTCGCATTCGTCGTCATCGCGCTCACCCCGGACCCCGGCGAGGCCGCGCTCGCGCACAGCCTCGTCCGGCAGGGCCGCGGCGACCAACTCGAAGCGAAACTCCGCGCCTACCGCGCCGCCCGTAACCTCGACGTGCCCGTCACGACACGGTACGCGCGCTGGCTGGTCGATATCACCGTCCTCGACTGGGGGCGTTCGTTCGCGACCGGGCGCTCGGTGCTGTCGATGGTCCGCGAAGGGCTGGCGTACACGCTCTCGTACGTCGTCCCCGGCGTCGTCGTCGGCACGGCCGGCGGCATCTGGGCCGGCCTGTCGACCGCTCGCGACTCGGCGTCGAACGCCGGCCGCGGCCTATCGGTCCTCTCGTACGCCGCCTTCGGCGTCCCGAGTTTCTGGCTGGCGGCCGTCTTCTTCGTCACTGTCGCTCCGAAGCTCTCGTGGTTCCCCGACCGCCTGCCGACGACCGGTCCCTTCTCTCCCGAGGTACTGTTGTTCCTCGCCCCCGCGGCCGTCATCGTCGCGGTGAACGTCTTCGCCGGCCAACTCCGGTACGCCCGGACGAAGGGAAGCGAGTACTTCCAGTCCGACTTCGTGCGACAGCACCGCGCCGTCGGCGTGAGTCGCCGGAAAGTCATGTGGTACGTCCTCCGGGTAGCCGCGGTCCCGCTGCTCGCGGTGTCGCTCGCGGACCTCATCGCCATTCTCGTCGTCAACGTGTTCGTCGTCGAGTACGTGTTCAACGTCCCCGGCGTCGGTTTCCTCACGTATCAGGCCGTCCTCGACCGCGACATGCCCGTGGTCCTCGGGATGACGATGGTCGTCGCGCTCGCGGGCATCGGTGCCAACTTCCTCCAAGAGGTCGCGAACACGCTCCTCGACCCGCGAATCGGCGACGACGGAGGCGCGCCATGA
- a CDS encoding MBL fold metallo-hydrolase has translation MRVTFLGTGSAMPVTGRAQTGLLLESDGNALLVDCGSGVLARLAETEVDYEGVSSVLLTHHHLDHVSDLMALVKARWLAGQDRLEIVGPEGTEELVEGLLDVHDYLRGRLDIQIREVGPTEFGVAGFDVMGFEVRHSMPTLAYRFSNERGEADFVFSGDTEAFSALGDFADGASVLAHDCSFPDDVDVSNHPTPSQVGEALAGWDIDSVFLTHLYPHADRVTDDLRASVSEHFDGEVRVAKDGLVVEL, from the coding sequence ATGCGCGTCACGTTCCTCGGCACCGGTAGTGCGATGCCCGTCACCGGCCGCGCCCAGACCGGACTCCTCCTCGAATCGGACGGCAACGCCCTCCTCGTGGACTGCGGGTCGGGCGTCCTCGCCCGCCTCGCCGAGACGGAGGTCGACTACGAGGGTGTCTCGTCGGTCCTCCTCACGCACCACCACCTCGACCACGTGTCGGACCTCATGGCGCTCGTGAAAGCCCGGTGGCTCGCCGGACAGGACCGCCTCGAAATCGTCGGTCCAGAGGGGACCGAGGAACTCGTCGAGGGACTGCTCGACGTCCACGACTACCTCCGGGGCCGCCTCGACATCCAGATTCGGGAGGTCGGCCCGACCGAGTTCGGCGTCGCCGGCTTCGACGTGATGGGGTTCGAGGTCCGCCACTCGATGCCGACGCTCGCCTACCGCTTCAGCAACGAGCGGGGCGAGGCCGACTTCGTCTTCTCGGGGGACACAGAGGCGTTCTCCGCCCTCGGCGACTTCGCCGACGGCGCGAGCGTCCTCGCGCACGACTGCTCGTTCCCGGACGACGTGGACGTGTCGAACCATCCGACGCCGTCGCAGGTGGGCGAGGCACTCGCCGGATGGGACATCGATTCGGTCTTCCTGACACACCTCTACCCGCACGCCGACCGCGTCACCGACGACCTGCGGGCGAGCGTGAGCGAACACTTCGACGGCGAGGTCCGGGTCGCAAAAGACGGCTTGGTCGTCGAACTCTGA
- a CDS encoding isopentenyl phosphate kinase, whose product MSLVVLKLGGSVVTDKDEPETVDEEGLAAAADAVATLAESGRVVVVHGGGSFGHHHAAEHGVSSESGSHDARGVRAIHDAMKRLNDAVLDALADRGVAALPVHPLSAGAREADGSLSLPLAATETMLDEGFVPVLHGDVIAHAGKGATIVSGDDLVVSLASGLGADRVGLCSTVPGVLDADGDVIPEITAFADAADALGGSDSTDVTGGMAAKVRKLLALGAPAHVFGPEGLSAFVAGESPGTFIRGE is encoded by the coding sequence GTGAGCCTCGTCGTCCTCAAACTCGGCGGGAGCGTCGTCACCGACAAGGACGAACCGGAGACGGTGGACGAGGAGGGACTGGCGGCCGCGGCGGACGCGGTCGCGACCCTCGCCGAGTCGGGCCGCGTCGTCGTCGTCCACGGCGGGGGAAGCTTCGGCCACCACCACGCCGCCGAACACGGCGTCTCCTCGGAGTCCGGAAGCCACGACGCCCGCGGCGTGCGCGCCATCCACGACGCGATGAAGCGACTCAACGACGCCGTCCTCGACGCCCTCGCGGACCGCGGCGTCGCGGCCCTGCCGGTCCACCCGCTCTCGGCCGGCGCGCGCGAGGCCGACGGCTCGCTGTCGCTTCCCCTCGCGGCGACCGAGACGATGCTCGACGAGGGCTTCGTCCCGGTCCTCCACGGAGATGTCATCGCGCACGCGGGGAAGGGCGCGACCATCGTCAGCGGCGACGACCTCGTGGTGTCGCTCGCGTCCGGTCTCGGCGCGGACCGCGTCGGCCTCTGTTCGACCGTCCCCGGCGTGCTCGACGCCGACGGCGACGTGATTCCGGAGATTACGGCGTTCGCGGACGCGGCCGACGCGCTCGGCGGGTCGGACTCCACCGACGTGACCGGCGGCATGGCCGCGAAAGTCAGAAAACTGCTCGCGCTCGGCGCGCCGGCGCACGTCTTCGGCCCCGAGGGGCTGTCGGCGTTCGTCGCCGGCGAGTCGCCCGGAACCTTCATCCGCGGAGAATAG
- the mvk gene encoding mevalonate kinase, whose protein sequence is MTVSSAPGKVYLFGEHAVVYGEPAVPCAVERRATVTVSARDDDHVRVRAEDLSLNGFTVEYRGSTGDRPDVDVPAPLVEAAMGYIDAAVDQARDAADAPDAGFDITVESDIPLGAGLGSSAAVVVAGIDAATRELGVELTPREIAERAYQAEHEVQDGQASRADTFCSAMGGAVRVEGDDCRTIDAPPLPFVIGFDGGAGDTGALVSGVRALREEYDFAADTVSTVGDIVRRGEELLAEADPDADEPPEELLSELGRFMNFNHGLLEALGVSSRSLDSMVWAAREAGAYGAKLTGAGGGGCIVSLDPTPETQTALRFTPGCEDAFRAELATEGVRVEVPPGAEVDDEGPESDRGDSA, encoded by the coding sequence ATGACCGTTTCGAGCGCTCCCGGCAAGGTGTACCTGTTCGGGGAGCACGCAGTCGTCTACGGCGAGCCGGCGGTCCCCTGCGCGGTCGAGCGCCGGGCGACCGTCACCGTCTCCGCCCGCGACGACGACCACGTCCGCGTCCGCGCCGAGGATCTGAGTCTCAACGGCTTCACCGTCGAGTACCGCGGCTCGACCGGCGACCGGCCCGACGTGGACGTACCGGCACCGCTCGTGGAGGCCGCGATGGGCTACATCGACGCCGCGGTCGACCAGGCCCGCGACGCCGCCGACGCGCCCGACGCCGGCTTCGACATCACCGTCGAGAGCGACATCCCGCTCGGGGCCGGCCTCGGCTCCTCCGCGGCCGTCGTCGTCGCCGGCATCGACGCCGCGACCCGCGAACTCGGCGTCGAACTCACGCCTCGCGAAATCGCAGAACGCGCCTACCAAGCCGAACACGAGGTCCAAGACGGGCAGGCGTCCCGCGCCGACACCTTCTGCTCCGCGATGGGCGGGGCCGTCCGCGTCGAGGGCGACGACTGTCGGACCATCGACGCGCCGCCCCTCCCGTTCGTCATCGGCTTCGACGGCGGCGCGGGCGACACCGGCGCGCTCGTCTCCGGCGTCCGCGCGCTCCGCGAGGAGTACGACTTCGCCGCCGACACCGTCTCGACCGTCGGTGACATCGTCCGCCGGGGTGAGGAACTCCTCGCCGAGGCGGACCCCGATGCCGACGAACCGCCGGAGGAACTCCTCTCCGAACTCGGCCGGTTCATGAACTTCAACCACGGCCTCTTGGAGGCCCTCGGCGTCTCCTCGCGCTCGCTCGACTCGATGGTGTGGGCCGCCCGCGAGGCCGGCGCGTACGGCGCGAAACTGACCGGCGCTGGCGGCGGCGGCTGTATCGTCTCCTTGGACCCGACGCCCGAGACCCAGACTGCGCTCCGGTTCACCCCCGGTTGCGAGGACGCTTTCCGCGCCGAACTCGCCACCGAGGGCGTCAGAGTCGAGGTCCCACCCGGGGCCGAGGTTGACGACGAGGGCCCCGAATCCGACCGGGGTGACTCAGCGTGA
- a CDS encoding M42 family peptidase, with product MDDDRRAFLEDLLTTPSPSGYEVAGQRVWVDYVSQFADDVTVDDYGNAVAVHEGTGEGPEIAFTGHADQIGYIVRDIDDDGFVRIGPIGGADRTVSKGQHVTVHGDDGDVAGVIGQTAIHLRDVGSEEYDDLEEQFVDIGATSKGDAKDHVEVGDPVTVEARVRDLAGDRVAANGMDNRVGTWSAAEGLRAAVEAGVDATVYAVSTVQEEVGVQGAKMVGYDLDPDAMVAVDVTHATDNPDVPGKRKGPVELGEGPVVSRGSANHPNVVSLARDAAKDADIGVQLQAAGIRTGTDADAFYTSRSGIPSLNIGIPNRYMHTPVEVVSTSDLDDVAELLGSMAALAGDVESFGVEL from the coding sequence ATGGACGACGACCGACGCGCCTTCCTCGAAGACCTGCTCACCACACCCAGCCCGTCCGGCTACGAGGTCGCCGGCCAGCGCGTGTGGGTGGACTACGTCTCGCAGTTCGCCGACGACGTGACGGTCGACGACTACGGCAACGCCGTCGCGGTCCACGAGGGCACCGGCGAGGGCCCCGAAATCGCCTTCACCGGCCACGCCGACCAAATCGGCTACATCGTCCGCGACATCGACGACGACGGCTTCGTCCGCATCGGCCCCATCGGCGGCGCGGACCGCACCGTCTCGAAGGGCCAGCACGTGACGGTCCACGGCGACGACGGCGACGTGGCGGGCGTCATCGGCCAGACCGCCATCCACCTCCGCGACGTGGGGAGCGAGGAGTACGACGACCTCGAAGAGCAGTTCGTCGACATCGGCGCGACGAGCAAGGGCGACGCGAAGGACCACGTCGAAGTCGGCGACCCCGTGACGGTCGAAGCGCGGGTCCGCGACCTCGCGGGCGACCGCGTCGCGGCCAACGGGATGGACAACCGCGTCGGCACGTGGTCGGCCGCGGAGGGCCTCCGAGCCGCCGTCGAGGCCGGCGTGGACGCGACGGTGTACGCCGTCAGTACCGTCCAGGAGGAAGTCGGCGTGCAGGGCGCGAAGATGGTCGGCTACGACCTCGACCCCGACGCGATGGTCGCCGTCGACGTGACCCACGCCACGGACAATCCCGACGTGCCCGGCAAGCGCAAGGGCCCGGTCGAACTCGGCGAGGGACCGGTCGTCTCCCGTGGGAGCGCGAACCACCCGAACGTCGTCTCACTCGCCCGCGACGCGGCCAAAGACGCTGACATCGGCGTCCAACTGCAGGCCGCCGGCATCCGCACGGGCACCGACGCCGACGCCTTCTACACGAGTCGCTCCGGCATCCCGTCGCTCAACATCGGCATCCCGAACCGCTACATGCACACGCCCGTGGAGGTCGTCTCCACGAGCGACCTCGACGACGTGGCCGAACTTCTCGGGTCGATGGCCGCGCTCGCGGGCGACGTGGAGTCGTTCGGCGTCGAACTGTAA
- a CDS encoding 50S ribosomal protein L11 has product MAGTIEVLVPGGKANPGPPLGPELGPTPVDVQDVVNDINDQTAAFDGMEVPVTVEYDDDGSFSIEVGVPPTAALIKDEVGFDTGSGEPQENFVADMSIEQLKKVAEQKSSDLLSYDLKNASKEVAGTCASLGVTIEGEDARTFKQRIDGGDFDDHFDDE; this is encoded by the coding sequence ATGGCTGGAACTATCGAAGTACTCGTTCCCGGCGGGAAGGCGAACCCCGGTCCGCCGCTCGGCCCGGAACTCGGCCCGACCCCCGTCGACGTGCAGGACGTCGTCAACGACATCAACGACCAGACGGCTGCCTTCGACGGCATGGAAGTCCCCGTCACCGTCGAGTACGACGACGACGGCTCGTTCAGCATCGAAGTCGGCGTCCCGCCGACGGCGGCGCTCATCAAGGACGAAGTCGGATTCGACACCGGCAGCGGCGAACCCCAGGAGAACTTCGTCGCCGACATGTCCATCGAACAGCTGAAGAAGGTCGCAGAGCAGAAGTCCTCTGACCTGCTCTCGTACGACCTCAAGAACGCCTCGAAGGAAGTCGCCGGGACGTGCGCGTCCCTCGGCGTCACCATCGAGGGCGAAGACGCCCGCACGTTCAAACAGCGCATCGACGGCGGCGACTTCGACGACCACTTCGACGACGAGTAA
- a CDS encoding 50S ribosomal protein L1 — protein sequence MADTIVDAVSRALDEAPGRNFRETVDLAVNLRDLDLNDPSKRVDESIVLPSGTGQDTQIVVFATGETALRAEDVADEVLGPDELEDFGDDTDAAKDLADETDFFVAEAGLMQDIGRYLGTVLGPRGKMPTPLQPDDDVVETVNRMKNTVQLRSRDRRTFHTRVGADDMTPDEIAENIDVIVRRLEATLEKGPLNIDSVYVKTTMGPSVEVPA from the coding sequence ATGGCAGACACAATAGTTGACGCAGTCTCTCGCGCACTCGACGAGGCACCCGGGCGGAACTTCCGCGAAACGGTTGACCTCGCCGTGAACTTGCGAGACTTAGATCTTAACGACCCGTCGAAGCGTGTCGACGAGAGCATCGTGCTCCCGTCTGGCACCGGCCAGGACACCCAGATTGTGGTGTTCGCGACCGGTGAAACCGCGCTCCGCGCAGAGGATGTCGCCGACGAAGTTCTCGGGCCCGATGAGCTCGAAGACTTCGGCGACGACACCGATGCGGCGAAAGACCTTGCCGACGAGACCGACTTCTTCGTTGCCGAGGCTGGACTGATGCAGGACATCGGTCGCTACCTCGGTACCGTGCTCGGTCCCCGTGGTAAGATGCCGACCCCGCTTCAGCCCGACGACGACGTCGTCGAGACGGTGAACCGGATGAAGAACACGGTGCAGCTCCGCTCGCGTGACCGTCGTACGTTCCACACGCGCGTCGGCGCAGACGACATGACGCCCGACGAGATCGCGGAGAACATCGACGTTATCGTCCGTCGTCTCGAAGCGACGCTCGAAAAGGGCCCGCTCAACATCGATTCCGTCTACGTGAAGACGACGATGGGGCCGTCCGTGGAGGTGCCCGCATGA
- a CDS encoding 50S ribosomal protein L10 encodes MSESEVRQTEVIPQWKREEVDELVDFIESYESVGVVGVAGIPSRQLQAMRRELHGSAAVRMSRNTLANRALDEVNDGFEELKEYIAGQVALIGTNDNPFALFKELEASKTPAPINAGEVAPNDIVIPEGDTGVDPGPFVGELQQVGASARIMDGSIKVTEDSNVLSAGEEVSEELANVLAELGIEPKEVGLDLRGVFSEGVLFEPDELAIDVDEYRADIQSAVSAATNLSVNAVYPTAQTAPTLIAKATSEAKAVGLFANIESPDFMPELISKADAQLRALAANIDDEEALPEELRGVSAADTGAAEEEESTDEEAADADEADADADEDAAEDDGDDEDAGDALGSLF; translated from the coding sequence ATGAGCGAATCCGAGGTTCGGCAGACCGAGGTCATCCCACAGTGGAAGCGTGAAGAGGTCGACGAACTCGTCGACTTCATCGAATCCTACGAATCCGTCGGCGTCGTCGGCGTCGCGGGCATCCCGAGCCGCCAGCTCCAGGCCATGCGCCGCGAGCTTCACGGTTCGGCCGCGGTGCGCATGAGCCGTAACACGCTCGCGAACCGCGCGCTCGACGAAGTCAACGACGGCTTCGAGGAACTCAAGGAGTACATCGCCGGGCAGGTCGCCCTCATCGGCACGAACGACAACCCGTTCGCCCTGTTCAAGGAGCTCGAGGCGTCGAAGACGCCCGCGCCCATCAACGCCGGTGAAGTCGCCCCGAACGACATCGTCATCCCCGAGGGTGACACCGGTGTCGACCCGGGTCCGTTCGTCGGCGAACTCCAGCAGGTCGGGGCGTCCGCCCGCATCATGGACGGCTCGATCAAGGTGACGGAAGACTCCAACGTCCTTTCCGCGGGCGAGGAAGTCTCCGAGGAACTCGCGAACGTCCTGGCGGAACTCGGCATCGAGCCCAAGGAGGTCGGTCTCGACCTCCGCGGCGTCTTCTCCGAAGGCGTCCTGTTCGAGCCCGACGAACTCGCCATCGACGTGGACGAGTACCGCGCCGACATCCAGTCGGCCGTCTCCGCCGCGACGAACCTGTCGGTCAACGCGGTCTACCCGACCGCCCAGACCGCGCCGACGCTCATCGCCAAGGCGACGAGCGAGGCCAAGGCCGTCGGTCTGTTCGCCAACATCGAGAGCCCGGACTTCATGCCCGAGCTCATCTCGAAGGCGGACGCCCAGCTTCGGGCGCTCGCGGCGAACATCGACGACGAAGAGGCGCTTCCCGAGGAACTCCGCGGCGTGTCCGCGGCTGACACGGGTGCCGCCGAGGAAGAAGAATCGACTGACGAAGAAGCAGCGGACGCCGACGAGGCAGACGCCGACGCCGACGAAGACGCCGCCGAAGACGACGGCGACGACGAAGACGCTGGCGACGCCCTCGGCTCCCTGTTCTAA
- the rpl12p gene encoding 50S ribosomal protein P1 — protein MEYVYAALILNESDEEVNEENITAVLEAAGVDVEESRVKALVAALEDVDIEEAIETAAAAPAPAAGGSAGGEVEAADDDDEEDAEEEAADEGGDDGDDDEEADGEGLGALFG, from the coding sequence ATGGAATACGTCTACGCTGCGCTCATCCTGAACGAGTCGGACGAAGAGGTCAACGAAGAGAACATCACCGCGGTCCTCGAGGCCGCCGGTGTCGATGTCGAGGAGTCCCGTGTCAAGGCGCTCGTCGCCGCGCTCGAGGACGTCGACATCGAAGAGGCCATCGAGACGGCCGCCGCTGCCCCCGCGCCCGCCGCGGGCGGTTCCGCCGGTGGCGAGGTCGAGGCCGCTGACGACGACGACGAGGAAGACGCCGAAGAAGAGGCCGCTGACGAAGGCGGCGACGACGGCGACGACGACGAAGAAGCCGACGGCGAGGGCCTCGGCGCGCTCTTCGGTTAA
- a CDS encoding tripartite tricarboxylate transporter permease yields MFLIGGAAITLLDRVATLASPAAADPTVAALLGVVVGVCLGTCSGLVPGLHANAFALLLAGVASEFPGPPVAVAAAVLSASTVHTFLDVVPALTLGVPDAALAPGALPAHKLVLGGRGREALRLSALGSGAALCLAVPVAVPLTEVLVEGYPVVRDHLWLVLVGVAAALVWTEPSRRAKLAACVTIAASTGLGLAVLDRAFGGPLPVGGVLAPLLAGLFGVPVLLAARRGSGVPPQGDATLATSPGAVVRSVAAGTGGGAFVGYLPGVSAGVAGTLALAVLPGRDPDESTRAYVTATSAATTATTVFALFALAGLGTPRTGALVALTEAELPTGLGLAVPVTVLSGLCGAVLVPVVGDRALAVVGRLDQRRLVTAVCALLVVLSWAFAGGGGVAVLVVAGVVGHLPVRFGCRRVHLMCVLMGPLALG; encoded by the coding sequence ATGTTCCTCATCGGCGGGGCGGCTATCACGCTCCTCGACCGAGTGGCGACGCTCGCGTCGCCCGCCGCGGCCGACCCGACGGTCGCCGCCCTCCTCGGTGTGGTCGTCGGCGTCTGCCTCGGGACGTGCTCGGGGCTCGTCCCCGGCCTCCACGCCAACGCGTTCGCCCTGCTTCTCGCCGGGGTCGCCTCGGAGTTCCCCGGCCCGCCGGTCGCCGTCGCGGCCGCCGTCCTCTCGGCGTCGACCGTACACACGTTCCTCGACGTGGTGCCGGCGCTGACGCTCGGCGTACCCGACGCCGCGCTCGCGCCGGGGGCGTTGCCGGCGCACAAACTCGTTCTCGGCGGGCGGGGACGCGAAGCGCTCAGGCTATCAGCGCTCGGAAGCGGCGCGGCGCTCTGTCTGGCGGTGCCGGTCGCGGTGCCCCTCACGGAGGTATTGGTCGAGGGCTACCCCGTCGTTCGCGACCACCTGTGGCTGGTTCTCGTCGGCGTCGCCGCCGCGCTCGTCTGGACCGAACCGAGCCGGCGAGCAAAACTGGCGGCCTGCGTGACCATCGCCGCCTCGACGGGACTCGGCCTCGCCGTCCTCGACCGAGCGTTCGGGGGGCCGCTCCCCGTCGGCGGCGTGTTGGCTCCGCTCTTGGCCGGGCTGTTCGGCGTCCCGGTCCTCTTGGCAGCGCGGCGGGGGTCCGGCGTGCCGCCGCAGGGCGACGCCACGCTCGCAACGTCGCCGGGGGCGGTCGTGCGGAGCGTCGCCGCGGGGACCGGCGGCGGCGCGTTCGTCGGCTATCTCCCGGGCGTCTCCGCCGGCGTCGCCGGGACGCTCGCGCTGGCCGTCCTCCCCGGCCGCGACCCCGACGAGTCGACCCGGGCCTACGTCACCGCGACCAGCGCGGCCACGACGGCTACGACGGTGTTCGCGCTGTTCGCGCTCGCCGGGTTGGGGACGCCCAGAACGGGGGCGCTCGTCGCGCTCACCGAGGCGGAACTCCCGACGGGACTTGGCCTCGCCGTGCCGGTGACGGTCCTCTCGGGGCTCTGCGGGGCGGTGTTGGTGCCGGTCGTCGGCGACCGGGCGCTCGCGGTCGTCGGGAGGCTCGACCAGCGCCGACTCGTCACCGCCGTTTGCGCCCTCCTCGTCGTTCTCTCGTGGGCGTTCGCGGGGGGCGGTGGCGTCGCCGTCCTCGTCGTCGCCGGGGTCGTTGGCCACCTCCCCGTCCGATTCGGTTGTCGGCGCGTCCATCTGATGTGCGTTCTCATGGGGCCGCTGGCGCTCGGGTGA
- a CDS encoding HVO_2753 family zinc finger protein, with protein MSESEQRHAHQCVSCGINIAGMSAATFKCPDCGQEISRCSKCRKQSNLYECPDCGFMGP; from the coding sequence ATGAGCGAGTCCGAACAGCGACACGCGCACCAGTGTGTGTCCTGTGGCATCAACATCGCCGGCATGAGCGCGGCGACGTTCAAGTGCCCCGACTGTGGCCAGGAGATTTCGCGTTGTTCCAAGTGCCGCAAGCAGAGCAACCTCTACGAGTGCCCCGACTGCGGGTTCATGGGTCCATAA
- a CDS encoding elongation factor 1-beta has protein sequence MGKVAAKIKVMPNSPELDLDNLEDALEDSLPEGAKIKGFERDDVAFGLVALLPTVIVPDDAGGTEAVEEAFIEVEGVESVSVENVGRI, from the coding sequence ATGGGAAAAGTAGCTGCTAAAATCAAGGTCATGCCGAACAGCCCCGAGCTCGACCTCGACAACCTCGAGGACGCGCTCGAAGACTCCCTGCCCGAGGGTGCGAAAATCAAGGGCTTCGAACGCGACGACGTCGCGTTCGGTCTCGTCGCCCTCCTGCCGACCGTCATCGTCCCCGACGACGCCGGTGGCACCGAGGCCGTCGAGGAAGCGTTCATCGAAGTCGAAGGCGTCGAAAGCGTCTCCGTCGAGAACGTCGGCCGTATCTGA